The window GTCGGACGATCGCCGAGCAGATACGGGCCGTCGCCGATCATCGCCTCGAGCTGTTCGTGGCGCCTGGCGACGGAGCTGCGGCCGAACGTGCGCAGCGCATCACGGAACGCCGCGTCGGCCGTCTGCATCTCGAACGCCACCCAGAGCGGGCTGAACGCACCGGTGAAGCCCGTGTTCAGGAAGGCCATGACCTGATGCAGCCGATCGGCCTCCCCGCTTCCGGGGGCAAAGCTGATGCGGCGATCATGGTCGCGCGTTTCGAGCCACAGCGCGATGGCCATGGTCTCGGTTAGCGGCGATCCGTCGCCGGTGATCAGCACTGGCGTCTCGCGACGGCCGTTGATGCGGCCATAGATATCCGTCGTCATGTCGTCGGGCATCTGTACCCGCGACAATTGGTAGGGTTGTCCAAGCCATTCGAAGGCCGCGACAAGGCCCAGCGAGCTTCCCAGTGGGAAGCCCGTCAGCAGGACGGGTGTCATTGATGGTTTCTCCGTGAGTCCTGAAAGAGGATCACGCCGCGCGGCGAGCCTCGAATTTAGTTGCGACGGCCCTTATGTAAATGACGCACAAAAATGTAACCGGAGCCTGTGATGCTCGACGTGGTGTCGAACTGTCCGATCGAAGAGGTGATGCGGGTGCTGAGCGGGCGCTGGCCGACGCTGCTGCTGTATTACCTGAAGGACGGCGCCAAACGCTTCAGCGAATTACGGCGCGACAACCCGACCATTTCTCATCGCATCCTGACGCTTGAGCTGCGCAAGCTGGAGCGCGCTGGAGTTGTTGTGCGCACGGCGCACACCGGTTTTCCGCTGCATGTCGAATACAGCCTCAGCGACGCAGGCCGCCGCCTGGTGCCGCTGATCGATGCGCTCGGCGACTGGTGGAGCGATGCTGCGCCGATCAATCAGGCGACGTCAGCGTAGCGCCCGAACAGACGAAGTCGATCGTCCGTTGCGTAATGGCCTCGAGTTCCGGACGCGGGGTGCGGGCGCGGGCGCGCAGGGCAATGGTGTGGATGGTGGAGCCGACCACCTGCACCAGCAGCGCGACATCGGCATCGGACGGCAGTTCGCCACGCGACACGGCCAGTTCGAATAATTTGGCCAGCGCCTTGTCGGTAGAGGCGAGCGCGCGCAGCACGGTGTCGCGGATTTCCGGATCGGCCATCGCTTCCGATCCCGCGGTCATCACGGTGAAGCAGCCGCGCGGGCCGTTTTCGCCGGCGAGATAGAGATCGAGCGCGGTCGTAAAGATTCCCTCCAGCGCCTGGCGCAGCGACAACGCCGGATCGAACACTTTTGCGAACTGCTCGCCGACCTCGGCGCGATAGCGTGCATACGCCTTGAGGAACAGATCGCGCTTGTCGCCGAACGCACCATAAAGGCTGGGGCGGTTGATCCCCATGGCGGCGCTGAGGTCGTCCAGGGAGGTTGCGGCGAAGCCGCTGTCACGAAACGTATCCAGCGCGCGCGACAACGCGGCCTCCGGCTCGAACGCCCGCGGACGGCCCCGTTTCTTTGCTGACCGTTCTCCGGGCCTCACCTCGCCCGCAGACGGATTTTTATCTTTTTGTACCATTTCGCAAAAAACACCTTGACCCGATCTAATTTATGCGAGATGGTACAAAAATCAACCCGCAGAGGTCGATCACCCGCCGAAATAATGGAGACGCGCCATGGATCTGTACTTCTCCCCCCTCGCCTGTTCGATGGCGACCCGCATCGCCCTCTACGAAGCCGGTGCCGACGCCAGTTACATCGAGGTCGATCCCAAGACCAAGCAGGTGCTGCGCGACGGCTCGGATTTCCGCCCCATCAATCCGCTTGGCCTGGTGCCGACGCTGCGCACCGACGACGGCGTGATCCTGACAGAAAACGCCGCCATCCTGCAGTATGTCGCCGAACGTTTCCCCGATGCCCACATCGCATCCGACAACACCACCGACCGCACCCGGCTGCAGCAATGGCTGTGTTTCATCGGCACCGAACTGCACAAGGGCCTGTTCGTGCCGCTGCTGGACCGCAAGGCACCGGCGGACGTCCACGCCTACACGCTGAAGAAATACCTGTCGCGGCTCGATTATCTCAACAGCCATCTCGAAGGCCGCGAATTCGTGCTCGATCATTTCAGCGTGGCGGACGCCTATCTCGCCACCGTGCTGAACTGGAGCATGGCAACGCCGATGATCGACTTCAAAGCCTATCCCGCAGTGGTGGCCTATCTGGAGCGCATGCGCAAACGCCCCAGCATCGCGCGCGCGATGGCAGAAGAGCTCGAGCTCTACAAGGCCGAGATCGCCCGGCACAAGGCCGCCGCCTGATCCGCACGGCGCGACAATCCGACGACAACGATAACGGCGACGCCCGCGTCGCCGTTATGCTGTGTCCAGCAGCCGGCGTTGTGACGCGGCCAGTGCGCGGGAAAAGACCTTGGCATCGTCCAGCGCCCGCGTCAGCACCAGCGCGCCCTGAATGTCCAGCACCGCCTGCTCCGCCTTGTGGCGGGCAACGGTCTTGTCATTCCCCAGCCGCCGCAGGGCCGCGGCCAGCGCATCGATCCAGCCGACGAAATAGGTTTTGACCTTGTCGCCGAACGGGTCGCGCGAGGCGCCCAGCGCCACCACGCCGACCAGGCACACCCGCTGGCCGGAGCGGAAATAACCATCGACCGCGGCGAACATGTCGGCGATCCCCCGAGCGGGATCGGCCGATGTGCGCAGCGGCGTATAGACATGATCGACAAACCAGCGATCAATGGAGGTGAGCACCTCCATCGCCATCTGTTCCTTGCCGCCGGGAAAGAAGTTGTACAGGCTGCCCTTGCCGAGACCGGTGGCGTCGGAGATCAGCGCCAGTGTCGCGCCCTCATAACCATGGGCGCGAAACACTTCCGCCAGCAGCGGCAGCACGTCCGCCCGCTCCGCAACCGATCTTGCCATTCCCGTCCTTCGATTTACTTCGGATCGGTGCCGAGTCCCGGCACATCCGCCGGCCGCGCGCCCGGCGCCGGCCAATGGAACCGCCGCTCGCTTTCGCTGATCTTCACATCATTGATGCTGGCCTCGCGCCGCCGCATCAAGCCGTGCTCGTCGAATTCCCACTGCTCATTGCCGTAGGAGCGAAACCACTGCCCGGCGTCGTCATGCCATTCATACTGGAAACGCGCCGCAATGCGGTTCTGGTCGAACCCCCAGAGATCCTTGATCAGGCGATAGTCGTGCTCCTTCTGCCACTTCCGGGTCAGGAATTCGACGATGGCCGGACGGCCCACCAGGAATTCCGAACGATTGCGCCATGTGCTGTCCTCGGTATAGGCCAGCGACACACGCACGGGGTCGCGCGAATTCCAGGCGTCTTCGGCCATGCGGGCCTTCTGGGCGGCCATCTCTCTGGTGAACGGCGGAAGCGGCGGGCGAGACATGACAAGCTCCTTGCTCTGTACCGATAGGTACATCCATTGTACCTATCGGTACAGAGCGTCAAGCGCAAAATTTGAGCATGGCCAGGAGTCATTCCGGGGCGTCGCGGAGCGACGAACCCGGAATCTCGACGCCTCCAGTTCGGCGCACCTTCGAGATTCCGGATAGCCGCTGCGCGGCTTCCGGAATGACGTCGGTGAATCTGGAGAGGTTGAAGCTTATCCAGCGGCCTGATCGGCCTGCATGGCAACGCGCAGCGCCTTGGGGATGGGACGAGCGCGGCCGTCGGACACGAACGCCACTTTCACCCGCGCTTTCACCAGCAGATCGTCGCCGCGCCGCACCTCCTGGTCGAGGGTGATCGAGGCGCCTTTCACCTCCTGCGGTCCGGTTATCACCTCCAGCACATCGTCCATGCGGGCGGGCTTGAGATAGTCGATCTGCATGGCGCGCACCACAAAGGCGAAACCGGGCGCCTCGGCCTGCGCTTCCGCGAACAGCGCATGCTGGTCGGCGCCAAGCAGGCGCAGATAGTTAGTGCGTCCCCGCTCCATGAAGCGCAGGTAATTGGCGTGGTAGACGATGCCGGTGAAATCGGTGTCTTCGTAATAGACCCGCACTTGCATCACATGCCGGCCGTCGCGGATCAGCCCATCGAGCGAAGATACATCCAACGACGACATGGTCAGACCTTGCCCGCAGCCGCCAGCGGCAACACATGGTCGCGGGTCAGCGGCGCCAGCACGATATCGGGAGGCGCAAGCGGATCGACCCAGATCATCTCATCGATCTCGGCCCGTGGCGCGATTTCGCCCTTGACATCGATGCCATAGACGGCGGCCTTGACCCGCCGGCCCGGCTCATTGGCGGCGATCGCCTCGAACTCGCCGAGCGGCCGCGCCGAGCCACTTATCATGCGGCATCCCAGTTCTTCGTCGACTTCACGCGCCAGCGCCGTGACATCGTCCTCGCCGGCATCGCGCTTGCCGCCGGGCTGCATGAACGCCGTGGTGCCGCGCTTGCGCACCAGCAGCACCCGGCCGGCCTGGTCGCGGATCAGCGCCGCGACAACATGGATGGTGGAGGTACCGGTCATTCGTCCTCACTGCCGCCGAACAGGCCGAACTGCGAGGGATCGCGTGCCGGCTCGGCAATGCCGAGATGGCGGAAGGCATGCGACGTCAGCAATCGGCCGCGCGGCGTGCGCTGGAGCAGACCGCACTGAATGAGATAGGGCTCGATGATGTCCTCGATGGCGTCGCGCGGCTCCGACAGCGCCGCCGCCATGGTTTCGACGCCGACCGGGCCGCCGCCATAGTTCATCGCAATGGTGGTGAGGTAACGCCGATCCATGGCGTCGAGTCCTGCATTATCGACCTCCAGCGCGCCCAGCGCCCTGTCGGCGATGGCGCGATCGATCGCGGTCGCGTCCGCAACGGAGGCGAAATCACGCACCCGCCGCAGCAGCCGGCCGGCAATGCGCGGCGTGCCGCGCGCCCGGCGTGCGATCTCGTTGGCGCCATCCGCCGTCATACCGATGTTGAGCACGCGCGCGCCACGGGTGACGATCTTTTCCAGCTCTTCAATGGTGTAGAAATTCAGCCGCACCGGAATGCCGAAACGATCCCGCAGCGGATTGGTCAGCAGGCCCGCGCGGGTGGTGGCGCCGACCAGGGTGAATTTCGACAGATCGATCTTCACCGAACGCGCCGCCGGGCCCTCGCCGATAATCAAATCGAGCTGGAAATCTTCCATCGCCGGATAGAGCACTTCTTCTACCGCCGGGTTGAGACGGTGGATCTCGTCGATGAACAGCACGTCGCGCTCTTCGAGATTGGTGAGAAGCGCGGCGAGATCGCCGGCCTTCGCAATTACCGGCCCCGAAGTGGCGCGGAAACCGACGCCAAGTTCGCGCGCGACGATCTGCGCCAGCGTGGTCTTGCCGAGGCCAGGCGGGCCGACAAACAGCACGTGATCGAGCGCCTCGCCACGCTTGCGCGCAGCATCGATGAAAATCTGCAGATTGGCGCGCGCCTGCTGCTGTCCCACGAACTCGGACAGCATCTGCGGCCGCAACGAGGTGTCGCCAATGTCGTCGGCGCGTCGTTCCGGTGTAATCAGGCGCGGATCAGCGCTCACTCGCTCCCCCGCTTGTATTTGTTCGGCAGCAACTCGCCGATGGTGGTCACGGTCGGCGCCTTGCCGTTGGGCACGATGACGCGCGCCTTGGCGTCGTAGTCATGGATCAGCTCACGGCAGATACCGCAGGGTGACACCACATGGATGGCGCCCGGCTCATCGGGCTTGGGATGGCGGACCGCCACGATGGTCTCAATGCCGTGATCGCCGGTCTCGGTGATGGCGCGCCCGATCGCGATCGCCTCGGCACACACCGCGATGCGCCCGATATAGGCATCGATATTGACCCCGGTCACGATGCGCCCGTCGCGGGTCCGCATCGCCGCGCCGACCTCCTGCCAGTCGTTGCGATAGCGCTTGCCGATCGCGTCGGTTGCGGCGGCGATCAGTTCCAGATCTTGCTTGGTCAAGTCGTGAGCAGTCAGTTTGGGCACGCGTCCATATTCCCTACTTCGACAGTTCCTTCAAGCCGAGCCGGATCAATTGAGCCGTCTCCGCCCCTTCGCCGGCCGTGCGCGTGGCACTGGCGATCGCCGCCGCTGCCTGGGGCTGGCCGTACCCGAGATTGACCAGCGCCGAAATCGCGTCCGCCACCGGCTTCGGCGCACGATGATCGTCAAGCGCGCCCGACAGGTGCACCACCGCCGGATCGACCGTGCTGAACGCCGGCGCCTTGTCTTTCAGTTCGGTGACGATGCGTTCCGCCACTTTCGGGCCGACGCCAGGCGTGCGCACCACCGCGGCCTTGTCGCGCAGCGCGATGGCGTTGGCGAGGTCGGACGGCGGCAACGTCGAGAGCACGGCAAGCGCCACCTTGGCGCCGACTCCCTGCACGGTCTGCAGCAGGCGAAACCACTCGCGCTCGACATCGCTGCGGAAACCGAACAGCTTGATCTGGTCTTCCCGCACATAAGTCTCGATCGACAGCACCGCGGCCTCGCCCGGCGCGGGCAACGCCTGCAATGTGCGGGCAGCGCAATGCACCTGATAGCCGACGCCGCCGACATCGAGGATGACGTAGTCGTCACCGTAGGAATCGATCAGTCCCTTCAGCTTGCCGATCATGACGCCGCCACCCGCAGCGCCACGCTCTGGCGATGATGCGCATGGGTGATGGCGATGGCGAGCGCATCGGCCGCATCGGCGCTTTTCGGCGTAGCTTTCGGCAGCAGAATGCCGAGCATGACGCGAATCTGGTTTTTGTCGGCGTGACCGGCACCGACCACGGTTTTCTTGACCTGATTGGGCGCGTATTCCGCAACCGAAATCCCGAACAGTGCCGGCGCCAGCATGGCGATACCCCGGGCCTGGCCAAGTTTCAGCGTGGCCGCGCCATCCTTGTTGATGAAGGTCTGTTCCACTGCAGCCTCGAGGGGACTGAACTCGTTGAGCACGCGTGCCAAGCCCTGGTGAATGGCGAGCAGCCGCTCGGCCAGCGGCAGCGTCTCCTTGGCGTCGATCGAGCCGCAACCGACGAAAATCAGCCGATTGCCGTCGCTTTCAATCACCCCCCAGCCGGTACGGCGGAGGCCGGGATCGATCCCCAGAATACGAATCGCGCGCGAAATCATCGCCCATGATAACCCAAACGGAGGGTCACAACAGCGTGCCGCGCAGGATCACCAGCGCCACGCTGAAATAGATCATCAGCCCGGTGACGTCGACCAGAGTGGCCACGAACGGCGCCGACGCGCTTGCCGGGTCGAAACCGGCCCGCTGCAGCGCGAACGGCAGCATCGATCCCGCCATCGAGCCGAAGGTGACGACGCCAATCAGCGCCGCGCCGACCGTGAGCGCCACCAGGATCCAGTGCTCGCCATAATTGTAGAAGCCGAGCTTCTGCCAGAGCACGATGCGGAACATGCCGATCAGGCCCAGCATGGCGCCGAGAATGATTCCGGTGGGCAATTCGCGTAGCGCGACCCGCCACCAGTCCGACAGTTTGACCTCATGCAGCGCCAGCGAGCGGATCAGAAGCGATGTGGTCTGCGAGCCGGAGTTGCCGCCCGAACTCATGATCAGCGGAATGAACAAGGTGAGCACGATCGCCTTTTCCAGTTCGCCCTCGAAATACTGCATGCAGCTGGCGGTCAGCATTTCGCTGAGGAACAACAGACACAGC is drawn from Bradyrhizobium prioriisuperbiae and contains these coding sequences:
- a CDS encoding glutathione S-transferase N-terminal domain-containing protein, producing MDLYFSPLACSMATRIALYEAGADASYIEVDPKTKQVLRDGSDFRPINPLGLVPTLRTDDGVILTENAAILQYVAERFPDAHIASDNTTDRTRLQQWLCFIGTELHKGLFVPLLDRKAPADVHAYTLKKYLSRLDYLNSHLEGREFVLDHFSVADAYLATVLNWSMATPMIDFKAYPAVVAYLERMRKRPSIARAMAEELELYKAEIARHKAAA
- the ruvC gene encoding crossover junction endodeoxyribonuclease RuvC, which gives rise to MISRAIRILGIDPGLRRTGWGVIESDGNRLIFVGCGSIDAKETLPLAERLLAIHQGLARVLNEFSPLEAAVEQTFINKDGAATLKLGQARGIAMLAPALFGISVAEYAPNQVKKTVVGAGHADKNQIRVMLGILLPKATPKSADAADALAIAITHAHHRQSVALRVAAS
- a CDS encoding NUDIX domain-containing protein encodes the protein MTGTSTIHVVAALIRDQAGRVLLVRKRGTTAFMQPGGKRDAGEDDVTALAREVDEELGCRMISGSARPLGEFEAIAANEPGRRVKAAVYGIDVKGEIAPRAEIDEMIWVDPLAPPDIVLAPLTRDHVLPLAAAGKV
- the ruvB gene encoding Holliday junction branch migration DNA helicase RuvB; this translates as MSADPRLITPERRADDIGDTSLRPQMLSEFVGQQQARANLQIFIDAARKRGEALDHVLFVGPPGLGKTTLAQIVARELGVGFRATSGPVIAKAGDLAALLTNLEERDVLFIDEIHRLNPAVEEVLYPAMEDFQLDLIIGEGPAARSVKIDLSKFTLVGATTRAGLLTNPLRDRFGIPVRLNFYTIEELEKIVTRGARVLNIGMTADGANEIARRARGTPRIAGRLLRRVRDFASVADATAIDRAIADRALGALEVDNAGLDAMDRRYLTTIAMNYGGGPVGVETMAAALSEPRDAIEDIIEPYLIQCGLLQRTPRGRLLTSHAFRHLGIAEPARDPSQFGLFGGSEDE
- a CDS encoding TetR/AcrR family transcriptional regulator, with translation MVQKDKNPSAGEVRPGERSAKKRGRPRAFEPEAALSRALDTFRDSGFAATSLDDLSAAMGINRPSLYGAFGDKRDLFLKAYARYRAEVGEQFAKVFDPALSLRQALEGIFTTALDLYLAGENGPRGCFTVMTAGSEAMADPEIRDTVLRALASTDKALAKLFELAVSRGELPSDADVALLVQVVGSTIHTIALRARARTPRPELEAITQRTIDFVCSGATLTSPD
- a CDS encoding cytidine deaminase is translated as MTKQDLELIAAATDAIGKRYRNDWQEVGAAMRTRDGRIVTGVNIDAYIGRIAVCAEAIAIGRAITETGDHGIETIVAVRHPKPDEPGAIHVVSPCGICRELIHDYDAKARVIVPNGKAPTVTTIGELLPNKYKRGSE
- the ruvA gene encoding Holliday junction branch migration protein RuvA produces the protein MIGKLKGLIDSYGDDYVILDVGGVGYQVHCAARTLQALPAPGEAAVLSIETYVREDQIKLFGFRSDVEREWFRLLQTVQGVGAKVALAVLSTLPPSDLANAIALRDKAAVVRTPGVGPKVAERIVTELKDKAPAFSTVDPAVVHLSGALDDHRAPKPVADAISALVNLGYGQPQAAAAIASATRTAGEGAETAQLIRLGLKELSK
- a CDS encoding glutathione S-transferase family protein → MTPVLLTGFPLGSSLGLVAAFEWLGQPYQLSRVQMPDDMTTDIYGRINGRRETPVLITGDGSPLTETMAIALWLETRDHDRRISFAPGSGEADRLHQVMAFLNTGFTGAFSPLWVAFEMQTADAAFRDALRTFGRSSVARRHEQLEAMIGDGPYLLGDRPTLADAIFVGVARWADFHQAIDPGVYPKIRALKSRLERDPAVRLALAIEDGEAVPESSAMTGLVPLKQVLQGAAV
- a CDS encoding TetR/AcrR family transcriptional regulator; translated protein: MARSVAERADVLPLLAEVFRAHGYEGATLALISDATGLGKGSLYNFFPGGKEQMAMEVLTSIDRWFVDHVYTPLRTSADPARGIADMFAAVDGYFRSGQRVCLVGVVALGASRDPFGDKVKTYFVGWIDALAAALRRLGNDKTVARHKAEQAVLDIQGALVLTRALDDAKVFSRALAASQRRLLDTA
- the ybgC gene encoding tol-pal system-associated acyl-CoA thioesterase, with the protein product MSSLDVSSLDGLIRDGRHVMQVRVYYEDTDFTGIVYHANYLRFMERGRTNYLRLLGADQHALFAEAQAEAPGFAFVVRAMQIDYLKPARMDDVLEVITGPQEVKGASITLDQEVRRGDDLLVKARVKVAFVSDGRARPIPKALRVAMQADQAAG
- a CDS encoding nuclear transport factor 2 family protein, giving the protein MSRPPLPPFTREMAAQKARMAEDAWNSRDPVRVSLAYTEDSTWRNRSEFLVGRPAIVEFLTRKWQKEHDYRLIKDLWGFDQNRIAARFQYEWHDDAGQWFRSYGNEQWEFDEHGLMRRREASINDVKISESERRFHWPAPGARPADVPGLGTDPK
- a CDS encoding helix-turn-helix domain-containing protein codes for the protein MLDVVSNCPIEEVMRVLSGRWPTLLLYYLKDGAKRFSELRRDNPTISHRILTLELRKLERAGVVVRTAHTGFPLHVEYSLSDAGRRLVPLIDALGDWWSDAAPINQATSA